A window of Sphingobacterium kitahiroshimense genomic DNA:
CCACATGCTGAGTAACGTTTTGAAACGGTATCAAAAACAACAACATGTTGTTCCAGTCCCTCCAGATGCATAGGTGAAATGAATTCACGCCCATCATAACAGAATTCGCGGTAGGCTTCATCAGAGAATAAGTATAAATCATATTTTAAACAAAGCTCACGCAATGCTTCTAGTTCTTCTCTAGAATACAAATAACCTGTAGGGTTGTTCGGATTACAGATCGCAATCGCTTTTGTTTTTTCAGTGATTACTTTTTCAAACTCCGCAATAGAAGGTAAAGCGAATCCATTGTCGATATAAGACATGATCGGTTTTACCACAATGTCTGACGAGCATGCGAAGCCGTTGTAATTGGCATAGAAAGGCTCAGGAATGATTACTTCTTCACCCGGGTTAAGACAAGCTTGCATCGCAATCATAATCGCTTCAGAGCCACCGTTTGTCACTAAAATATCAGTAGGTTCGATATTGTAGTTTAATTTATTGTAGTATGTCGTCAGTTTATTGCGGTAAGATGCTGTTCCTTCAGATGCCGTATAGGCCCAAACTTTGAAATCAATGTTTTTTAATGCATTGAGCATTACTTCTGGCGTTTCAATGTCCGGCTGTCCGATATTTAAATGATAGATTTTTTTCCCTTCTTTTTTTGCTTGATCAGCGAAAGGTGTTAGTTTTCTAATTGGGGATGCGGGCATGTTATACCCTTTTTCTGATATTGATGGCATTATTTTATATAAATTAGCGAAACAAATCTACTGAATTAAAACTAAAAAAGCCACTTTACTTGAAGTGGCTTTTCTTTAATTATGTACGCAAAGTAATTATTCTACAATTCCTTTGATGTATAAAGTTTTTACAGGTGTTTTTGTGTTCGATGTTACTGTAAAGCTTTTTGTAAAAGGTGCTTTTGAAGCAGCGTTGAAAGTAACTTTAATTGTTCCTGTGTCACCGGGTTTGATTGGTGTTTTTGTAAATTCTGCTACTGAACATCCACATGAAGGCTTAACATCAGAAATAATGATAGGCTCACTTCCTGCATTCGAAAATTTGAAACTGTATGATACTGGAGTTCCTTGTGCGATCTTTCCAAAATCATGTGTTTCTTTTTCAAATTTAAATTCGCTCTGACTTGTTTGCATTGCAGTAAATCCTACAAATGCAATAATAACAGTTAATACGGCTAAAAACTTTTTCATATCTTCTTCTTCTTAATTTGTTAACTATGCTCTTTGATAATGTCAAACAACGTACCAAAATAGAAATTTTAATACGTAATTGCCTTAGAAAAGAACGCGATAACAATAATATTACATTATGTATGACTAGATTATTCCTTCTTTTAATAAATCTTGAATATGTATGATGCCATCATACATATTTCCTTGTAAAACAATTAATTGAGACACGTTATTCTGACGCATCATATGCAGCGCATTTACAGCAAGCTCTGATTTGTCGATCGTTTTAGGATGTGTCCCCATAATATCGCTCGCAGTTAATCCTGTAAGATCTTCATGATTTTCAAGCATACGGCGAATATCCCCATCGGTAATGATGCCCACAATCTTTTCATCTTGCAATACTGCAACAGCACCTAATCTGTTTTGTGTGATGGTCAGTATGATTTCTCTGATAGTGGCATTACTTGGGATTTTTGGTTTTTCATTTTGATCGGAGAGATCCGCTACTTTTAGGTATAATTTTTTACCTAGCGCACCTCCTGGATGGTATTTTGCAAAATCCTGATCTGAAAAATCGCGACATTCCTGCAGACATACCGCCAGTGCATCGCCCATTGCTAGCTGAGCAGTGGTACTTGAGGTAGGAGCAAGATTGTTAGGGCATGCTTCTTTTTCAACAGTGGTGTCCAGTACGTAATCCGCTTGTTCAGCCAGATAAGAATTGATATTTCCTACCAGAGCGACCAATGTATTTCCGGTCTGCTTCAAGAAAGGCACCAGGACTTTGATTTCAGGAGTTGTACCACTTTTTGAAATTGCGATGATTAAATCTTGGTTTTGAATGATCCCTAAATCACCATGAATGGCATCGGCTGCGTGCATGAAAATGGAGGGTGTTCCAGTCGAATTCATTGTCGCAACAATCTTTTGTGCGATAATAGCACTTTTTCCTATTCCAGTGACAATAACACGGCCTTGTAAGTTAATTATATGTTTAACCACGTTAACAAAGTCGTCGTCAATCCGTTGTGATAAATCAGCTACCGCTTTAGCTTCTTCTTGTATAGCTTGGATAGCTATATTTTTTATATCGATGTTGCTTTTCACAAAAAAAATATCTACTTTTATATTAAAGAATGAATACAAAAATAGGTTATTTTACAGATTTTTTGGTCATTTATCTATCTTATTTTTGCCCGAGGCTCGATGGAAATAGAAAAATCACTTTTCGACAATTTACAAGATTTTTTTGGTTTTGATACTTTTAAGGGGGATCAAGAAGCAATCATAACAAATGTACTACAGAGAAAGGACACATTTGTCATAATGCCTACTGGGGGTGGTAAATCCATCTGTTACCAGTTGCCGGCATTGATGAGTGAGGGGACAGCGATTGTCATTTCACCGTTAATTGCCTTGATGAAAAACCAAGTTGATCAGCTTCGCGCATTTGGCGGAGAGGATAGTATTGCTCACTTTTTAAATTCTTCATTGAACAAAGGTGATATCATGCGTGTCAAACAGGATGT
This region includes:
- a CDS encoding pyridoxal phosphate-dependent aminotransferase, yielding MPSISEKGYNMPASPIRKLTPFADQAKKEGKKIYHLNIGQPDIETPEVMLNALKNIDFKVWAYTASEGTASYRNKLTTYYNKLNYNIEPTDILVTNGGSEAIMIAMQACLNPGEEVIIPEPFYANYNGFACSSDIVVKPIMSYIDNGFALPSIAEFEKVITEKTKAIAICNPNNPTGYLYSREELEALRELCLKYDLYLFSDEAYREFCYDGREFISPMHLEGLEQHVVVFDTVSKRYSACGARIGCLITKNKELYQVALKFAQARLSPSLEGQIAGEAAVDTPDSYFEAVSEEYTARRDTLVNGLNKIEGAFSPNPGGAFYVVAKLPIDNADKFCQWMLEEFAYENETVMMAPATGFYSTPGAGINEVRLAYVLNQNDLKKALTCLEKGLEVYPGRTN
- a CDS encoding DUF1573 domain-containing protein produces the protein MKKFLAVLTVIIAFVGFTAMQTSQSEFKFEKETHDFGKIAQGTPVSYSFKFSNAGSEPIIISDVKPSCGCSVAEFTKTPIKPGDTGTIKVTFNAASKAPFTKSFTVTSNTKTPVKTLYIKGIVE
- a CDS encoding KpsF/GutQ family sugar-phosphate isomerase, yielding MKSNIDIKNIAIQAIQEEAKAVADLSQRIDDDFVNVVKHIINLQGRVIVTGIGKSAIIAQKIVATMNSTGTPSIFMHAADAIHGDLGIIQNQDLIIAISKSGTTPEIKVLVPFLKQTGNTLVALVGNINSYLAEQADYVLDTTVEKEACPNNLAPTSSTTAQLAMGDALAVCLQECRDFSDQDFAKYHPGGALGKKLYLKVADLSDQNEKPKIPSNATIREIILTITQNRLGAVAVLQDEKIVGIITDGDIRRMLENHEDLTGLTASDIMGTHPKTIDKSELAVNALHMMRQNNVSQLIVLQGNMYDGIIHIQDLLKEGII